A window of the Virgibacillus pantothenticus genome harbors these coding sequences:
- the flgL gene encoding flagellar hook-associated protein FlgL yields MRITQSMLSNNMLRNLSNSYTKLDTYMEQLSTGKKINRPSDNPVVAMKGINYRRQENEAEQYLRNTGEARNWMDNSDAALDKATKAMQKLRELAVKASNGTNDKEEYASMKEEAKQLKEHLISLADTQVNGKYIFNGTDTTNSPFDKNGVFSPNTDPVNIPISAGSELQVNMDGEAVFGNGLFDKVDSFIQKLENSDMENIEETIGESISELDSGVNQIIDARAGLGARMNRLELVENRLGDQKIMATKMMSDNEDVNFAEAITNLIKQESLHRAALSAGSRIIQPSLVDFLR; encoded by the coding sequence ATGCGAATTACCCAGAGTATGCTTTCAAATAATATGTTACGAAATTTGTCCAATAGTTATACGAAGCTAGATACGTATATGGAGCAATTAAGTACAGGCAAAAAAATTAATCGCCCTTCAGATAATCCGGTTGTTGCAATGAAAGGGATCAATTATCGTAGACAGGAAAATGAAGCAGAACAGTATTTACGAAATACAGGTGAAGCGCGTAATTGGATGGATAATTCTGATGCTGCGCTTGATAAGGCGACGAAAGCGATGCAAAAGCTGCGTGAATTGGCTGTGAAAGCAAGTAATGGAACGAACGACAAAGAAGAATATGCGAGCATGAAAGAAGAGGCCAAACAATTAAAAGAACATTTAATTAGTTTGGCGGATACGCAAGTAAATGGCAAATATATCTTTAATGGAACGGACACGACGAATTCACCTTTTGATAAAAATGGTGTCTTCTCTCCTAATACCGATCCAGTAAATATCCCAATTTCCGCTGGCTCGGAGTTACAAGTTAACATGGATGGAGAAGCAGTATTTGGAAATGGGTTATTTGATAAAGTTGATTCATTTATTCAAAAGCTTGAAAATAGCGATATGGAAAATATAGAAGAGACGATTGGTGAAAGTATTTCAGAGCTCGATTCTGGAGTCAACCAAATTATTGATGCAAGAGCAGGGCTAGGGGCAAGAATGAATCGGTTGGAACTGGTGGAAAACAGGCTGGGCGATCAGAAAATAATGGCAACAAAAATGATGTCAGATAACGAAGATGTTAATTTTGCTGAAGCGATAACAAATTTAATCAAGCAGGAAAGTCTGCACCGAGCTGCATTATCAGCAGGTTCTCGAATTATCCAGCCTTCCCTTGTTGATTTCTTGAGATAA
- the flgK gene encoding flagellar hook-associated protein FlgK: MSSFHGLEMAKQALFAQQSALYTTGHNISNANTEGYTRQRVNFETLSPYPAASRNRPEIPGQMGTGVEAGSVQRVRNKFLDYQFRSENGRLGYWTTKSEALSKMEALLNEPSKNGLAKTIDKFWNSLQDLAVNPGNTGARSVVANRGLAVAETFQYLSKSLTSHRSDLKNQIGTSVENANSLLRQIGSLNEQISELEPHGYLPNDLYDRRDKLIDELSNIMNIKVTYSKSSESSPHIADGIATIEVVDNDGNSFQPNVILVNGNPGQEQINELTVEYGNDPYAPVTSFNVNGEQLNILESNGSLGGLIASYGHDIDGDGTIQGTYTDMLTNLDKMATTMAKAFNSVHRNGKALDGTDGVDFFVFKDSESGAAGITVNPDIMEEPDLIAASTNETNGEGANALALSKVFNDRSLEGDPLGENTSINSFYDSLIGEMGVQAEEANRMNENTAILRAQVENERMSISSVSLDEEMSNMIKFQHAYNAAARSMTTIDEMLDRIINNMGIVGR, encoded by the coding sequence ATGAGTAGTTTTCATGGATTAGAAATGGCAAAACAGGCGCTATTTGCTCAGCAGTCAGCGCTATATACAACTGGACATAATATTTCAAATGCCAATACAGAAGGTTATACGAGGCAGCGAGTGAATTTTGAAACGCTTAGTCCTTATCCTGCAGCGTCTAGAAATCGCCCGGAAATTCCTGGTCAAATGGGAACAGGAGTTGAGGCAGGCTCTGTTCAACGTGTACGCAATAAGTTTTTAGACTATCAATTTCGTTCTGAAAACGGAAGATTAGGGTATTGGACAACGAAATCAGAAGCGCTAAGCAAGATGGAAGCACTTTTAAATGAGCCGTCTAAAAATGGGCTAGCAAAAACGATTGATAAATTCTGGAATTCGTTACAGGATTTGGCAGTGAATCCTGGTAATACAGGAGCACGATCAGTTGTTGCTAATCGCGGATTGGCGGTTGCAGAAACGTTTCAGTATCTATCAAAATCTTTAACGTCGCATCGATCAGATCTTAAAAATCAAATCGGTACGTCTGTGGAAAATGCAAATTCTTTGTTACGGCAAATTGGCAGTCTTAACGAGCAAATTAGTGAGCTAGAGCCGCACGGTTATTTACCAAATGATTTATACGACCGTCGTGACAAGCTTATCGATGAATTGTCAAATATAATGAATATAAAAGTTACATACTCAAAGAGCAGTGAAAGTTCACCTCATATTGCCGATGGCATTGCTACTATTGAGGTTGTAGACAATGATGGCAACTCTTTTCAGCCTAACGTCATTTTAGTAAATGGAAATCCTGGTCAAGAACAGATAAATGAATTGACAGTGGAGTATGGAAATGATCCATATGCTCCGGTTACTAGTTTTAATGTAAATGGCGAACAACTAAATATCCTTGAATCTAATGGTTCTTTAGGGGGTTTAATTGCTTCTTATGGCCATGATATAGATGGAGACGGTACGATTCAAGGTACGTATACGGATATGTTGACTAATTTAGATAAAATGGCAACTACGATGGCTAAAGCGTTTAATAGTGTACATAGAAATGGAAAAGCGTTGGACGGTACGGATGGAGTTGACTTTTTCGTTTTTAAAGACAGTGAAAGCGGAGCTGCTGGAATTACCGTTAACCCAGATATAATGGAAGAACCCGATTTGATTGCTGCAAGTACGAATGAAACGAATGGAGAAGGGGCTAATGCACTAGCTCTTTCCAAAGTGTTTAATGATAGATCACTAGAGGGGGACCCTCTGGGCGAAAATACTTCTATTAACAGTTTTTATGACTCCCTAATTGGGGAGATGGGGGTACAAGCAGAAGAAGCTAATCGTATGAACGAAAATACTGCCATTCTTCGAGCGCAAGTAGAGAATGAGCGGATGTCTATAAGCAGTGTATCCTTAGATGAAGAAATGTCGAATATGATTAAATTTCAGCATGCATACAATGCTGCTGCTAGAAGCATGACGACCATCGATGAAATGCTCGATCGTATCATCAATAATATGGGAATTGTTGGGAGGTAG
- a CDS encoding flagellar protein FlgN — translation MSLQSILDLLERLLHLHMELIELAKKKTEVVKTGDVDTLSSILAAERKQIRKIEKAEKERQHEMAAWFAANQCQDQDHTVTTLLSLVKSGEEKEKLVELTTLLTKSMTELKQQEQLNYMLIQQSLQFVQFSLNVMNPSIQSVNYGTTENQTRSVKQSLFDSKV, via the coding sequence TTGAGCCTACAATCCATTTTGGACCTATTGGAACGACTGTTGCATCTGCATATGGAACTAATAGAGCTCGCAAAGAAAAAAACAGAGGTTGTAAAGACCGGTGACGTAGATACATTATCATCTATTTTAGCAGCGGAGCGGAAGCAGATCAGAAAAATTGAAAAAGCCGAGAAGGAAAGGCAACACGAAATGGCAGCTTGGTTTGCAGCAAATCAGTGCCAAGATCAGGATCACACTGTTACGACGCTTTTGTCGCTTGTGAAATCCGGAGAAGAAAAAGAGAAGCTAGTAGAGTTAACCACTCTATTAACAAAGTCTATGACAGAGTTGAAACAGCAAGAACAGTTAAATTATATGTTAATTCAGCAATCTTTACAGTTTGTTCAATTTTCTCTTAATGTGATGAATCCATCGATTCAATCAGTGAATTATGGAACGACTGAAAATCAGACGAGATCTGTAAAACAGTCATTATTTGACTCAAAGGTTTAA
- the flgM gene encoding flagellar biosynthesis anti-sigma factor FlgM encodes MKINGPNQSDFNPYHKQQIPKQLEVKREMKKDQLEISSKAKQLHKGHKENEARTAHVERLKAMIESGDYKISYDQTAQKMIDFFSGK; translated from the coding sequence GTGAAAATAAATGGACCTAATCAATCCGACTTTAACCCGTACCATAAGCAGCAAATCCCTAAACAATTGGAAGTTAAACGAGAAATGAAAAAGGATCAATTGGAAATATCAAGTAAAGCAAAGCAATTGCACAAGGGACATAAGGAAAACGAAGCGAGAACTGCTCATGTAGAGCGGTTAAAAGCAATGATCGAATCTGGTGATTACAAGATTTCTTATGATCAGACAGCACAGAAGATGATTGATTTCTTCTCTGGTAAGTAA
- a CDS encoding TIGR03826 family flagellar region protein yields the protein MAELANCSRCDRLFLKGTRSICQDCYQEEEKAFQTVYQFMRQRKNRQATMPEIIENTGVDEELIIKFIKEKRLLPSEFPNIGYPCSHCGTRITAGNLCVSCRENLKKDLQQYEQKERKMEEEREKQRTYYMFDD from the coding sequence ATGGCAGAGTTAGCAAACTGTTCTCGTTGTGATCGTTTATTTTTGAAAGGAACACGTTCTATTTGCCAAGATTGCTATCAAGAAGAAGAAAAAGCGTTTCAAACGGTTTATCAATTTATGCGTCAGCGAAAAAATAGACAAGCGACGATGCCAGAGATTATTGAAAACACAGGAGTAGATGAGGAGTTAATTATTAAATTTATTAAAGAGAAGCGATTATTACCATCAGAATTTCCTAATATAGGCTACCCATGCAGTCATTGCGGTACCCGGATCACTGCAGGTAATTTATGTGTTTCATGTCGGGAAAATCTAAAAAAAGATTTACAACAGTATGAACAAAAAGAAAGAAAGATGGAAGAGGAAAGAGAAAAACAAAGAACGTATTACATGTTTGATGATTAA
- a CDS encoding ComF family protein, translating into MQDIITKWKYRGDYELGYIFKNACRTHFRKMMQTTAKTHLAIPIPLSVERQVERGFNQAEMLAQFLPIPKAAYLQRVTSEKQAKKTRSERMESANPFRLKKPINKPVILVDDIYTTGTTLRHAAKVLIEHGCPEVISFTLIRS; encoded by the coding sequence ATGCAAGATATCATAACGAAATGGAAATATCGAGGGGATTATGAGCTAGGATATATATTTAAAAACGCATGTCGTACGCATTTCCGGAAAATGATGCAAACGACTGCTAAAACGCATCTGGCTATTCCCATTCCTTTAAGTGTAGAAAGACAAGTGGAACGCGGATTTAATCAAGCCGAAATGCTTGCACAATTTTTGCCTATTCCAAAAGCTGCTTACTTACAACGGGTGACCAGTGAAAAGCAAGCAAAGAAAACGAGAAGTGAAAGGATGGAATCAGCGAATCCGTTTCGATTAAAAAAACCTATTAACAAACCTGTTATTTTAGTCGATGATATATATACAACAGGTACGACTTTAAGACATGCTGCAAAGGTGTTGATAGAGCATGGTTGTCCTGAGGTAATCTCCTTTACGCTTATTCGAAGTTAA
- a CDS encoding DEAD/DEAH box helicase, giving the protein MDKKTSLLYPKLAQQLEGKLLLREEIPLEDSLFDFLLEKNILTPVPSIITTLFTKICQRCGNRTKSQFAKIHDVNRKQVIWYCRNCLIMGRIIETEPLYRWNGQPFPWQKHEAACTWEGQLTKAQAKASEMVRRFILQQESSLLIWAVCGSGKTEMLFSGIEEALRQGMRICIATPRIDVVRELLPRIQQAFSAVAIQALYGDSGEKQGTSQIIIASNHQLLRFEHAFDVVIIDEIDAFPYHKDASLAFATERALKPSGTMIYLTATPRQKQRKKMQLKQLAHVFVPTRYHGYPLPVPVTCMCFALQKNLHKGNPPRAFIQWLRLRQNQQRQLLIFLPTIALTEKIASNLSELLIHEDVIKRPAEISSVHASDPDREQKISLFREKNLSVLVTTTILERGVTFPSVDVAIIHAGHSVFDEAALVQIAGRAGRSVDDPTGEVVFFHDGKTNAMIRAVRSIKKMNRIGGWL; this is encoded by the coding sequence ATGGATAAAAAAACAAGTTTGTTATATCCAAAACTTGCCCAGCAATTAGAGGGAAAGCTTTTACTGCGCGAAGAAATCCCTTTGGAAGACTCGCTATTCGATTTTTTACTTGAAAAGAACATACTTACTCCAGTACCCTCCATCATTACAACACTATTCACCAAAATTTGTCAACGCTGTGGAAATCGCACAAAATCCCAATTTGCAAAGATACATGATGTCAATAGGAAACAAGTCATCTGGTACTGCCGAAATTGCCTTATAATGGGTCGAATAATTGAAACGGAGCCGCTATACCGCTGGAATGGACAACCTTTTCCTTGGCAAAAACATGAAGCTGCTTGTACTTGGGAAGGTCAGCTTACGAAAGCACAAGCGAAGGCTTCGGAAATGGTACGACGTTTTATTTTACAGCAAGAATCGTCACTGTTGATTTGGGCTGTTTGCGGATCTGGAAAAACAGAGATGTTATTTTCTGGAATCGAAGAAGCATTGCGACAAGGAATGCGAATTTGTATAGCTACGCCAAGAATAGACGTGGTAAGGGAATTACTCCCCCGAATACAACAGGCTTTTTCAGCAGTAGCCATTCAGGCATTATATGGGGATAGCGGTGAAAAGCAAGGTACGTCACAAATCATCATCGCATCAAATCATCAGCTATTACGGTTTGAACATGCGTTTGATGTCGTCATCATTGATGAAATAGACGCTTTCCCTTATCACAAAGATGCTTCGTTAGCTTTTGCGACAGAAAGGGCATTAAAGCCTTCTGGTACAATGATATATTTAACCGCAACACCTAGGCAAAAGCAGCGAAAGAAAATGCAGTTGAAGCAATTAGCGCATGTTTTTGTACCAACTCGTTATCATGGATATCCACTCCCTGTCCCCGTAACGTGCATGTGCTTTGCTCTTCAGAAAAATTTGCACAAAGGAAATCCACCTCGTGCCTTTATCCAATGGCTCCGTCTGAGACAAAATCAGCAACGGCAGCTGCTGATTTTCCTTCCGACTATTGCTCTCACGGAAAAAATAGCTAGTAATTTAAGTGAACTGCTTATTCATGAAGATGTTATCAAGCGTCCAGCAGAAATTTCTTCTGTGCATGCTTCTGATCCAGATAGAGAGCAAAAAATTTCCCTGTTTCGTGAGAAAAATCTTTCTGTATTAGTAACGACGACGATTTTAGAAAGAGGTGTTACTTTTCCATCTGTTGATGTGGCAATTATCCATGCAGGTCATTCCGTATTTGATGAAGCTGCGCTTGTTCAAATTGCAGGAAGGGCTGGAAGGAGCGTAGACGATCCGACTGGCGAGGTGGTCTTTTTTCACGATGGAAAAACAAATGCAATGATCCGAGCGGTTCGTTCGATTAAAAAAATGAACCGGATAGGGGGATGGTTATAA
- a CDS encoding SCP2 sterol-binding domain-containing protein: MLEAGRILQQMNEAINEKSSIIKDMDAVYQFNFKNSDSATYQLVIREENSFVIEGIAEKADCTLHMKTEHFTYLATGKLSGTKAFLSGKLKVEGDMRLAIRLQDLISLYNKQ, from the coding sequence ATGTTAGAAGCTGGACGAATCCTCCAACAAATGAATGAAGCGATAAATGAGAAGTCATCCATTATAAAGGACATGGATGCCGTATACCAATTTAACTTCAAAAACAGTGATTCAGCTACTTATCAATTGGTAATACGAGAGGAAAACAGTTTTGTCATAGAAGGAATTGCAGAAAAAGCAGATTGTACCCTTCATATGAAGACAGAGCACTTCACCTATCTTGCTACCGGAAAATTAAGCGGAACGAAAGCTTTTTTAAGTGGTAAGCTCAAAGTAGAAGGAGATATGAGGTTAGCAATACGTTTACAAGATCTTATATCTCTATATAACAAGCAATAA
- a CDS encoding LuxR C-terminal-related transcriptional regulator: MFTKISEHLLTEKREYLFTMDHFLKHLVTSEQLPIEWIAVIERNEKVFYVNKSFHKSQQLVSTTYDLKASHIFDLTEKLLKYIPSSDKTNTITIPFENSTLLLCMDRENKYITPFINYTLQLFESSKAMVNISRQEQQWKDAVIMFYESILQAKTFDEALELVTKGFINYLPFERCGIFSYSPNDEVGIGLSGHRFDIKAIQGITEDVRNLPLINNGLELLRLFGKGMKFLQPLYISDAKDSFPANYVQKFQLKSVVVVPIFKASNNRLIGAAILDQGANSKFTISEDMYSALIKFGQSSGEIIGEFKNKSPLLSQPFHLSIREIEVLTLMAEVESTSSAADKLQLSEYTVRDYITTIIRKMKVKNRTQAVAYAIRSGII; the protein is encoded by the coding sequence GTGTTTACTAAAATTAGTGAACATTTGCTTACGGAAAAAAGAGAATATTTGTTTACAATGGACCATTTTTTAAAACATCTTGTAACTTCCGAACAATTGCCTATTGAATGGATTGCTGTTATCGAAAGAAATGAAAAGGTATTTTATGTAAACAAATCATTTCATAAAAGCCAGCAATTGGTTAGCACAACCTACGATCTTAAAGCAAGTCATATTTTTGACTTAACGGAAAAATTATTGAAGTATATTCCAAGTTCTGATAAAACCAATACGATTACGATTCCTTTTGAAAACAGTACGCTACTATTATGTATGGATAGGGAAAACAAATACATTACGCCTTTTATAAACTATACGCTACAACTCTTCGAAAGTAGTAAGGCAATGGTAAACATATCTCGCCAAGAACAGCAATGGAAAGATGCTGTTATCATGTTTTATGAATCTATTTTACAAGCTAAAACATTTGATGAAGCTTTAGAACTAGTGACGAAAGGGTTTATCAATTACTTACCATTTGAACGGTGCGGAATTTTTTCTTACTCTCCGAACGATGAGGTAGGAATTGGCTTATCCGGTCATCGTTTTGACATTAAGGCAATTCAAGGGATTACAGAAGATGTACGGAATCTGCCTTTAATCAATAATGGACTTGAATTACTGCGATTGTTTGGGAAGGGGATGAAATTTCTGCAACCTCTTTATATTTCTGATGCCAAAGACAGCTTCCCAGCTAATTATGTTCAGAAATTTCAATTAAAATCAGTTGTCGTTGTGCCAATTTTTAAAGCTTCAAATAATAGACTTATAGGAGCAGCTATTCTTGATCAGGGAGCTAACAGTAAATTTACTATTTCAGAAGATATGTATTCTGCACTGATTAAATTTGGACAAAGTTCTGGAGAAATTATCGGAGAATTTAAAAATAAATCACCATTATTAAGTCAACCATTCCATTTATCAATAAGAGAGATTGAAGTTTTAACATTGATGGCTGAAGTAGAATCAACAAGCAGCGCTGCTGATAAATTGCAACTAAGTGAATACACAGTACGTGATTATATTACAACAATTATACGGAAAATGAAGGTGAAAAACCGGACGCAAGCTGTAGCATATGCAATAAGAAGTGGAATCATATAG
- a CDS encoding DegV family protein, with protein sequence MKVAVMTDSTAYIPKEIRDKYDIYMVPLSVQFADASYQEEIDITTNEFYQKLTDTKELPKTSQPSIGYITSLLEGLAKEYDAVVSVHLSSGISGTYQAVVSAGEMVDGIDVYAYDSEISCMAQGFYVLEAVDMVKNGKLPDEIIQRFDEMKQTMRGYFMVDDLSNLHRGGRLNGAQAIVGSMLQVKPILHFVDKVIVPFEKIRTKKRALQRILDLLETDASEDHPLKVAFIHANNETAARDLQQRFLEKYPDADTSISYFGPVIGTHLGEGALGVTWYKK encoded by the coding sequence ATGAAAGTTGCTGTAATGACAGACAGCACCGCTTATATACCGAAAGAAATACGTGATAAATATGATATATATATGGTGCCTTTAAGTGTCCAATTTGCTGATGCTTCTTACCAGGAAGAAATTGATATTACAACGAATGAATTTTATCAAAAATTAACTGATACAAAAGAGTTACCAAAAACCTCGCAGCCGTCGATCGGTTATATTACTAGTTTACTAGAGGGTTTGGCTAAAGAATATGATGCGGTTGTCTCTGTTCATCTTTCCAGTGGAATCAGTGGTACGTATCAAGCTGTAGTAAGTGCTGGTGAAATGGTAGATGGAATTGATGTCTATGCTTATGATTCTGAAATAAGCTGTATGGCGCAAGGTTTTTATGTATTAGAAGCGGTAGATATGGTAAAAAATGGAAAGCTACCTGACGAAATTATCCAGCGCTTCGATGAAATGAAGCAAACGATGCGTGGTTATTTTATGGTTGATGATTTAAGTAATTTGCACCGAGGAGGACGCCTAAACGGGGCTCAAGCAATAGTAGGCAGCATGTTGCAAGTGAAACCAATTCTTCATTTTGTAGATAAGGTGATCGTTCCATTTGAAAAAATTCGCACAAAGAAAAGAGCTCTTCAACGGATACTTGATTTATTGGAAACCGATGCTTCTGAAGATCATCCGTTGAAAGTGGCATTTATTCATGCGAATAATGAAACTGCTGCAAGGGATTTGCAACAACGTTTTTTAGAAAAATATCCTGACGCTGATACGAGCATTAGTTATTTTGGACCTGTTATTGGCACACATCTTGGAGAAGGCGCATTGGGTGTGACATGGTATAAAAAATAG
- a CDS encoding response regulator — MNEERKLRIVLIDDHKLFREGVKRILDFEPSFEVVAEGDDGSMAAKLVKENNPDVVLMDINMPNMNGVQATKDLVRYFPNTSVIILSIHDDESYVTHALKTGAQGYLLKEMDSDALIEAIKVVSDGGSYLHPKVTHNLVMEYRRLAKDNISSLSENGIEYRQPLHLLTKRECQVLQLLADGKSNRAVAETLYISEKTVKNHVSNILQKMNVNDRTQAVVAAIRKGWVEVI; from the coding sequence ATGAATGAGGAAAGAAAATTACGCATTGTGTTAATAGACGACCATAAATTATTTCGTGAGGGAGTTAAAAGAATCTTAGATTTTGAGCCTTCATTTGAAGTAGTGGCAGAGGGTGATGATGGTTCGATGGCTGCCAAACTCGTAAAGGAGAACAATCCTGATGTAGTATTAATGGATATTAATATGCCAAATATGAATGGTGTTCAAGCAACTAAAGACCTTGTACGTTATTTTCCAAATACAAGCGTCATTATCCTTTCCATCCATGATGATGAGAGCTATGTTACACATGCGCTTAAAACGGGAGCACAGGGATATTTGTTAAAAGAAATGGATTCGGATGCACTTATTGAAGCGATTAAAGTGGTAAGTGACGGCGGGTCTTATCTCCACCCTAAAGTGACACATAACTTAGTGATGGAGTATCGCAGACTAGCAAAGGATAATATCTCCTCTCTTTCGGAAAATGGAATTGAATATCGACAACCGCTTCATTTATTGACCAAAAGAGAATGTCAGGTGCTCCAATTATTGGCAGATGGCAAGAGTAATCGTGCCGTAGCAGAAACTTTATACATTAGTGAAAAAACAGTGAAAAACCATGTTAGTAATATTTTGCAAAAAATGAATGTTAATGATAGAACTCAGGCTGTGGTTGCCGCTATCCGTAAAGGTTGGGTAGAAGTAATTTAA